In Candidatus Babeliales bacterium, a genomic segment contains:
- the mgtE gene encoding magnesium transporter produces the protein MGSKKITDLIVKQINEVIDGQTQQGKSLWLSLLEMHPADSAKILTYISDEQLARLFIKFSPEKQLELFEEVHDYVKEKILLFLNDEQKAFILRQTSIDDLTDLFDELSEKDLKKWLNILNKKDQQKVLSLLKFPPDSAGGIMTLDFVTLIQDMTVEKAIFLLQRLKPNIDLHRQIYVTDSENKLVGYINLEDLVLKSPLIRLSTILKQVPYFALPEEDQERIARKMVHYHMMTVPVVSEQMYLLGVIPEETLIDIIQQEATEDVQRMSGAPVTTSYFEIPFFYLLYKRSFILGSLLIVGSISSIVIDQYGGFLMLDPVLVIFLAMLVGMGGNTSGQASAIVIQGMSSGDINESNIAKFLRRELFIGFMLALLLSTIAFLRVYLTHQNLIGSIVVSASLGFIVLVSVVLGSCFPIILRKFRIDPAFSAGPLLATVMDILGTFIYCYVAYLVLS, from the coding sequence ATGGGATCAAAAAAAATAACCGATTTGATTGTCAAACAAATCAATGAAGTTATAGACGGGCAGACGCAGCAAGGTAAATCATTATGGCTATCACTGCTTGAAATGCATCCTGCCGATAGCGCCAAAATTCTTACCTATATTTCCGATGAACAATTGGCTCGATTGTTTATAAAATTTTCTCCAGAAAAGCAGCTTGAGCTGTTTGAAGAAGTTCATGATTATGTTAAAGAAAAAATTCTTTTATTTTTAAATGATGAACAAAAAGCTTTTATTTTACGACAGACTTCAATTGACGATTTGACCGATTTATTTGATGAACTTTCAGAAAAAGATCTGAAAAAATGGTTAAATATTTTAAATAAAAAAGATCAACAAAAGGTTCTTTCGCTTCTTAAGTTTCCACCAGACAGTGCCGGTGGGATCATGACTTTAGATTTTGTAACATTGATTCAAGATATGACGGTTGAAAAAGCAATATTTTTATTACAGCGTTTGAAGCCTAACATTGATTTACATCGACAAATTTATGTCACAGATTCAGAAAATAAACTTGTTGGATACATTAACTTAGAAGATTTAGTTTTAAAATCTCCACTTATTCGACTTTCAACAATTTTAAAACAAGTACCATATTTTGCATTGCCCGAAGAAGACCAAGAGCGTATTGCCCGAAAAATGGTTCACTATCACATGATGACCGTTCCAGTGGTGAGTGAGCAAATGTATTTGCTGGGTGTAATTCCTGAAGAAACATTGATTGATATTATTCAACAAGAAGCAACCGAAGACGTTCAAAGAATGTCTGGTGCTCCGGTTACAACATCATATTTTGAGATTCCGTTTTTCTATTTACTCTATAAACGTAGCTTTATTTTAGGTTCGCTTTTAATCGTTGGATCTATCTCGAGTATCGTTATTGATCAATATGGCGGTTTTCTTATGCTGGACCCCGTTTTAGTCATCTTCCTTGCCATGCTTGTGGGTATGGGTGGAAATACGAGTGGTCAGGCTTCAGCAATTGTTATTCAGGGCATGTCTTCAGGAGATATTAACGAATCAAACATTGCTAAGTTTTTGCGACGTGAACTTTTCATAGGATTTATGCTTGCCTTGCTTTTATCGACTATCGCATTTTTACGAGTATATCTTACTCATCAAAATTTAATTGGCAGCATAGTAGTGAGTGCTTCGCTTGGCTTCATTGTACTGGTATCGGTTGTTTTAGGGTCCTGTTTTCCTATAATTTTAAGAAAATTTAGAATAGATCCTGCTTTTTCTGCAGGTCCGCTTCTTGCAACGGTCATGGATATTTTGGGAACTTTTATCTATTGTTACGTTGCCTATTTAGTTTTATCGTGA
- a CDS encoding RluA family pseudouridine synthase → MTTKIESERIQQGASFELTVMPEDAGQRIDKYIASYFSQYSRSFLQKLFSLDRILINAKKVAKPSYVLKAGDQISVSFPEENNENTPKEIPDNINVSIIAKQEDFLIISKPAGLVVHAPNKNYQEVTLSDWVVGTDDEIAHVGVVDRPGIVHRLDKDTSGLMIIPRTNQAHGTLTDMFKERKIHKTYLAIVVGHPPAQGTIDFLIGRHPVTRNKMIHFTELTKRPTSRQSLTHYEVITYFKDYSLVKVMPVTGRTHQIRVHFAAIGFPLLADFLYGKKSKLLKRHALHAHKLEFEYKGKQFSFTSELEPDLQKIIDSLEKISESKN, encoded by the coding sequence ATGACCACAAAAATAGAATCAGAGCGCATCCAGCAAGGAGCTTCTTTTGAGCTCACCGTCATGCCAGAGGATGCTGGTCAAAGAATCGATAAGTACATTGCGAGCTACTTCAGTCAATACTCCCGTTCGTTTTTACAAAAACTTTTTAGCCTCGATCGCATACTTATCAATGCAAAAAAAGTTGCAAAACCAAGCTATGTCTTAAAAGCTGGCGATCAAATTTCAGTATCTTTTCCTGAAGAAAATAATGAAAACACTCCAAAAGAGATTCCTGACAATATCAACGTTTCAATCATTGCCAAGCAGGAAGATTTTTTAATCATCTCCAAGCCTGCAGGACTCGTTGTACACGCACCCAATAAAAATTATCAAGAGGTAACGCTTAGCGACTGGGTCGTTGGCACTGATGACGAAATTGCGCATGTAGGAGTTGTCGACAGACCAGGCATTGTTCATCGGCTTGATAAAGACACCTCAGGTCTTATGATCATTCCTCGAACTAACCAGGCTCATGGCACTTTAACCGATATGTTTAAAGAGCGAAAAATTCATAAAACTTATTTGGCTATTGTTGTGGGACATCCACCTGCACAGGGAACTATTGATTTTTTAATTGGACGTCATCCAGTCACTCGTAACAAAATGATTCATTTTACAGAATTGACTAAACGGCCAACAAGTCGGCAGTCTTTAACTCATTACGAAGTGATAACCTATTTTAAAGATTATTCTTTGGTTAAAGTAATGCCAGTCACAGGCAGAACACACCAAATTCGCGTGCATTTTGCAGCAATTGGTTTTCCACTTTTAGCAGATTTTTTATATGGTAAAAAATCAAAACTTTTAAAACGTCATGCACTTCATGCTCATAAACTAGAATTTGAGTACAAAGGGAAACAGTTCAGTTTCACCTCAGAGCTTGAACCTGATTTGCAAAAAATTATTGATTCACTTGAAAAAATTTCAGAATCAAAAAATTAA
- a CDS encoding phospholipase D-like domain-containing protein — translation MNFKKWMIVSFFLYISCLNGLSQVFFTPRDDIRSQLIKLIKEERKSIDCAIYMFTDKTIAQALVDAYVRGVKVRIVLDQISMGERYGKGSFLQKNGVIVFVHTTPLSFNAFTTPIMHNKFFIFGLNEKTNKGLLWTGSFNCTASASNLHDENVIVTDDVSAIQEYQQCFLQLVNRISPGRGAIDLQEDTQEDILI, via the coding sequence GTGAATTTTAAAAAATGGATGATCGTTAGTTTCTTTTTATATATTTCTTGTCTTAACGGACTGAGCCAGGTTTTTTTTACACCGCGTGACGACATACGCTCACAGCTCATCAAATTAATAAAAGAAGAACGCAAATCAATTGATTGCGCGATCTACATGTTTACCGATAAAACTATAGCTCAAGCGTTAGTTGATGCATATGTGCGTGGAGTTAAAGTCAGAATTGTGCTTGATCAGATTTCTATGGGTGAGCGGTATGGCAAAGGATCTTTTTTACAAAAGAATGGAGTCATCGTATTTGTTCATACAACGCCGCTGAGTTTTAATGCATTTACAACACCGATCATGCACAACAAATTTTTTATTTTTGGATTGAATGAAAAAACAAATAAAGGACTGCTCTGGACAGGATCGTTTAACTGTACTGCTTCAGCATCAAATCTGCATGATGAAAACGTCATTGTTACAGATGATGTTTCTGCTATACAAGAGTATCAGCAATGTTTTTTGCAGTTGGTAAATCGAATAAGCCCTGGGCGAGGTGCAATTGATTTGCAAGAAGATACGCAAGAAGATATTCTTATCTAA
- a CDS encoding phospholipase D-like domain-containing protein, whose protein sequence is MSIKKIMFLLALLFDITVLSMPFKARCAPFSSAQKNLMKETVFDLIDNAKKSLLVSMFTFTDKQAARKLSLAKARGVRVRVVMDHASSSKKYFIKDILEEFDIPTSVYKKSDAINHNKYVVVDDNKVWMSSMNWTDAAYHRNCESGILLYSRAIASFYEKDFKHTETLIKHQYKNEIAERKKFLKEMAAERKKHKDALAKIKSSKKR, encoded by the coding sequence ATGAGCATTAAAAAAATCATGTTTTTATTGGCGTTGTTGTTTGATATTACAGTTTTGTCTATGCCCTTTAAAGCCCGCTGCGCACCGTTTTCATCTGCGCAGAAAAATTTGATGAAAGAAACTGTTTTCGATTTAATTGATAACGCAAAAAAATCTCTGTTGGTTTCGATGTTTACGTTTACAGATAAGCAAGCCGCTCGTAAATTATCTTTGGCCAAAGCTCGAGGTGTTCGCGTGAGAGTGGTTATGGATCATGCATCATCGAGTAAAAAATATTTTATAAAAGACATACTTGAAGAGTTTGATATTCCAACATCTGTTTATAAAAAATCAGATGCAATTAATCACAATAAGTATGTGGTTGTTGATGATAATAAAGTATGGATGTCTTCAATGAATTGGACAGATGCTGCGTATCATAGAAATTGTGAAAGTGGGATTTTACTATATAGTCGTGCTATCGCATCATTTTATGAAAAAGATTTTAAACATACTGAAACGTTAATAAAACATCAGTATAAAAATGAGATAGCTGAAAGAAAAAAGTTTTTGAAAGAAATGGCAGCTGAGCGAAAAAAGCATAAAGATGCACTGGCTAAGATAAAAAGTTCTAAAAAAAGATAA
- a CDS encoding translocation/assembly module TamB domain-containing protein: MSTNYPGWLKIFLHVFLGLMLGLAVALIYLSSSETFRLAVQDNIEKQFQRDYDCTLSCRLEKINWMSLKMHFSGVRITPTINNQQKIDEEQWSIVAEKMTATACWWTLVTRRILKISLGFEHVIMFESFEKEIVGLPQFIAKMFVLGDSSFLVYDGVSIKDGLLFLKRKSDDLSIQVPYQSNIHQERDGTRIQAYLQDGAVTRKDAKIINDISGSITISMPNIDMLQNMDGQVQLNYCVHSSTHKGNGFLAGKMEKGVGQFALKSEDGAIVIDPIKIRCLKDECLCSVAISTSSELIKYFNLPDILSDVCGSVGVEIGVDLYNFFKTFQLSVLLHDVTYKTKPLFPGGKLLVDHHHAKGFSGTFQLTDSIIFDIDVSSVDATTRGDDKEIRMSNVVRLMLSTDSHFVVEKDKCHVTLSYDKQGGITGRYDVELFNTKLDELKHASGSIVFCDGKLFLKGFLQDFEYEGTVQIFPDFVFEKFHAVKDDKVVIDFSTDEQNPESLLGSIDFSVLHGLVPDPFKISFAQDGAILFQGHVKNGICYARLHTQQAHMRIPNMYNVISSATASCELNFYEKSIVFKNVDMQWYEGKISCTRATMFFDKTGACYFVHVPLLLHNLMFSWDRGVYSQLSGRLLLSKQSTKELFHVEGKLMLQKSELKENLFSSEFQELLSGVGYGQQHDQFGFDCSYDVSVFTKDPLSITTSFLSAKAIVDLAVRGNLKKPELSGVIQLVSGSLNFPYKPLETIEGKVLFIPEQPYDPVIELLAKGKLKRFGVSVHAWGSALDPHIQFESQPYLSEEQIVSLLLLGVEDNSLGAMVPALLIQKLKDIMFGPALSKTKLKAVFDRLLKSLRYFRFLPQFTNQSGRGGIRGSFEIDATDHLHAKIDTNFAQIEDIKVDIDYGVTDDVTLRLQRDGPSTYGGEVEFCWKFS, translated from the coding sequence ATGAGTACCAACTATCCTGGATGGCTTAAAATTTTCTTACATGTTTTTTTAGGGCTTATGCTTGGACTTGCTGTTGCCCTTATCTATCTTTCGTCGAGTGAAACATTTCGACTTGCGGTTCAAGATAATATAGAAAAACAGTTTCAGCGTGATTATGATTGCACACTGAGCTGTCGCTTGGAAAAAATCAATTGGATGTCGCTAAAAATGCATTTTTCTGGAGTGCGCATTACGCCTACTATCAATAATCAGCAAAAAATTGATGAAGAGCAGTGGTCTATCGTTGCAGAAAAAATGACAGCAACAGCTTGCTGGTGGACGCTTGTAACTCGCAGAATTTTAAAAATTTCCCTTGGCTTTGAGCATGTCATAATGTTTGAATCTTTTGAAAAAGAGATTGTTGGATTGCCTCAATTTATTGCAAAAATGTTTGTGTTGGGTGACTCAAGCTTTTTAGTTTATGACGGCGTGTCCATTAAGGATGGCTTATTGTTTCTTAAGCGAAAATCTGACGATTTAAGTATTCAAGTTCCTTACCAGAGCAACATACACCAAGAGCGTGATGGAACGAGAATTCAGGCCTACCTGCAGGATGGAGCTGTAACGCGTAAAGATGCAAAAATTATAAACGATATTTCTGGTTCAATTACGATCAGCATGCCAAATATCGATATGCTGCAAAATATGGACGGACAGGTGCAATTAAACTACTGCGTGCATTCATCTACGCATAAGGGTAACGGATTTCTTGCGGGAAAAATGGAAAAGGGCGTTGGGCAGTTTGCTTTAAAAAGTGAAGATGGAGCAATTGTCATTGATCCGATAAAAATTCGATGTTTGAAAGACGAGTGTTTGTGCAGCGTTGCGATTTCTACGTCTTCCGAATTGATTAAATATTTTAATTTGCCCGATATTTTATCTGATGTGTGTGGCAGCGTTGGCGTTGAAATTGGTGTTGATTTGTATAATTTTTTCAAAACATTTCAACTTTCTGTGCTTCTTCATGATGTTACGTATAAAACGAAACCTCTTTTTCCCGGTGGTAAACTTTTGGTAGATCATCATCATGCAAAAGGTTTTTCTGGAACATTTCAACTAACAGATTCAATTATTTTTGATATTGATGTGTCTTCTGTTGACGCAACTACTCGGGGAGATGACAAAGAAATACGTATGAGTAATGTAGTACGTTTAATGCTGTCAACCGACTCGCACTTTGTTGTAGAAAAAGATAAATGTCATGTCACGTTGTCGTATGACAAACAAGGAGGCATTACTGGCCGATACGATGTTGAGCTGTTCAACACGAAACTGGATGAGTTAAAGCATGCCTCAGGTTCTATTGTTTTTTGCGACGGAAAGCTATTTCTGAAGGGATTTTTGCAAGATTTTGAGTATGAAGGAACCGTCCAGATTTTTCCAGATTTTGTTTTTGAAAAATTTCATGCAGTAAAAGATGATAAAGTGGTTATCGATTTTTCTACCGATGAGCAAAACCCTGAAAGCCTGCTAGGGTCGATAGATTTTTCTGTATTGCATGGTTTAGTTCCTGATCCATTTAAAATTTCTTTTGCGCAAGATGGAGCAATTTTATTTCAAGGTCATGTTAAAAATGGAATTTGTTATGCACGTTTGCATACGCAGCAAGCGCACATGAGAATTCCCAATATGTATAATGTAATTTCAAGCGCTACGGCTTCGTGCGAATTAAATTTTTACGAAAAAAGCATTGTGTTTAAAAATGTTGATATGCAGTGGTATGAGGGAAAAATTTCTTGCACTCGAGCAACAATGTTTTTTGACAAAACTGGTGCGTGCTATTTTGTTCATGTTCCATTGTTACTTCATAATCTTATGTTTAGCTGGGACAGGGGTGTTTACAGCCAGCTATCTGGTAGATTGCTACTCAGCAAGCAAAGTACAAAAGAGCTTTTCCATGTAGAGGGAAAGTTGATGCTTCAAAAGTCAGAGCTTAAAGAAAATCTTTTTTCTAGCGAGTTTCAAGAGCTTTTATCTGGAGTTGGTTATGGTCAGCAGCATGATCAGTTTGGCTTTGATTGTAGCTATGATGTATCAGTTTTCACCAAAGATCCATTGAGCATTACCACATCCTTTTTATCAGCAAAGGCGATTGTTGATCTTGCCGTGCGGGGTAATTTGAAAAAACCAGAACTTTCAGGAGTTATACAATTAGTTTCTGGCTCCTTAAATTTTCCGTACAAGCCGCTAGAAACTATTGAGGGGAAAGTATTATTTATTCCTGAGCAACCTTATGATCCTGTTATCGAGCTGCTTGCTAAGGGGAAATTAAAACGTTTTGGAGTAAGTGTGCACGCATGGGGCTCTGCATTAGATCCTCATATTCAATTTGAGTCGCAACCGTATTTAAGTGAAGAGCAGATTGTGTCACTCTTGCTTTTGGGCGTTGAGGATAATTCTTTGGGCGCTATGGTTCCTGCGCTTTTGATACAAAAATTAAAAGATATTATGTTTGGACCAGCGCTTTCAAAAACAAAATTAAAAGCAGTATTCGATCGATTGCTAAAATCGTTACGATATTTTCGATTTTTACCTCAGTTTACGAATCAATCGGGGCGAGGAGGAATACGAGGCAGCTTTGAAATTGATGCAACAGATCATTTACATGCAAAAATTGACACAAATTTTGCACAAATTGAAGATATCAAAGTTGATATTGATTACGGCGTGACCGATGATGTGACATTGCGCTTGCAAAGGGATGGTCCAAGCACGTACGGTGGCGAAGTAGAATTTTGTTGGAAATTTTCGTGA